In Thermoanaerobaculia bacterium, one genomic interval encodes:
- a CDS encoding DUF362 domain-containing protein, protein MDRRTFLQRCLWAVGTLGISSGAALYFRDRRQSSGPLPTFRDHRSGLQIPGGIVQVHGKDIPSMVEIALKPFGGMEALIRPGEILLIKPNAAWDRTPEQAANTHPEIVAALVTMGLAAGAGSVIVADIACNDPRKTFDRSGIRDAAERSGASLVIPDTFVDVAYHGSFIQSFPTGRVFLEADRIINVPIVKHHSLTRATLGLKNWYGLLGGRRHKLHQMIHESVVDLAVAIKPTFTLMDATRVLIANGPQGGSLDNVRSMGLIAAGTDPVALDAWGAGLLGLTPLDLPFIRLGRAAGLGTHEYGTIMREEIDLEA, encoded by the coding sequence ATGGACCGAAGAACCTTTCTGCAGAGGTGCCTCTGGGCAGTCGGCACGCTGGGGATCTCCTCGGGGGCCGCCCTTTACTTTCGGGACCGCAGGCAGAGTAGTGGACCTCTTCCGACCTTTCGGGATCATCGATCGGGATTACAAATTCCAGGAGGAATCGTACAGGTCCATGGAAAGGACATCCCCTCGATGGTCGAGATAGCTCTCAAGCCGTTCGGGGGTATGGAAGCATTAATCCGACCAGGGGAAATCCTCCTCATCAAGCCCAATGCCGCCTGGGACCGTACGCCGGAGCAGGCGGCCAACACCCATCCTGAAATCGTTGCCGCGCTTGTCACCATGGGCCTGGCGGCGGGGGCCGGCAGCGTCATCGTGGCCGATATCGCCTGTAATGATCCGAGAAAGACCTTTGACCGTTCCGGGATCCGTGATGCTGCGGAACGCTCGGGAGCCTCTCTCGTGATTCCCGACACCTTTGTGGACGTAGCCTATCACGGTTCGTTTATCCAGTCCTTTCCCACGGGACGGGTCTTTCTCGAAGCCGATCGAATCATCAATGTGCCCATCGTCAAACACCATTCCCTGACCCGAGCGACCCTCGGGTTGAAGAACTGGTACGGCCTCCTTGGAGGACGGAGGCACAAGCTCCACCAGATGATTCACGAATCGGTAGTGGATCTTGCCGTTGCGATCAAACCCACATTCACTCTTATGGATGCGACCCGGGTTCTTATTGCCAACGGGCCTCAGGGAGGGAGCCTGGACAATGTGCGTTCCATGGGGCTCATCGCCGCGGGAACCGATCCGGTGGCCCTGGACGCCTGGGGTGCCGGGCTTCTTGGCCTGACCCCGTTAGACCTTCCCTTCATCCGCCTGGGCAGGGCTGCGGGGCTGGGAACCCATGAATACGGGACCATCATGCGGGAGGAAATCGACCTTGAGGCTTAA
- a CDS encoding 4Fe-4S binding protein, with protein sequence MRLKSVRWIYQAFFLLLFILLLAATSYFGLGSLPVKFFLEASPLLALSSILAGATLATGMLLSLATIGLTVIFGRVFCGWICPMGTLNQATGWLLSRRSKRENLSINRWRSWYVTKYVILAVLIVLALLGVNAAGWLDPIALLVRSLSTGIFPSLGEATGFLYIKQPAFQGGWILAVLFLAILAANLWVPRLWCRALCPLGALLGLISRYPFFKIHRQDSLCSGCSLCVIGCQGADEPLGDHRVMECFVCLNCTEHCPDSAITYHLLPPSASSIPTSMPRRTIMKASLAAVAVPFAIKASAGGTLFPSRRRIRPPGALPEDDFLDLCIRCGECMKVCPVNALHPAWDEAGIEGLWSPVLVPRLGYCEYNCNLCSRVCPTGAIGAFTVEEKIGKPIVIGAAMIDRGRCLPWANNRPCTVCEEMCPTDPKAILFDRILIASGPESREILQPRVVLERCIGCGICENKCPVLADPAIYVISSGESRDPSNTIVGARA encoded by the coding sequence TTGAGGCTTAAATCGGTTCGATGGATCTACCAGGCTTTCTTTCTTCTCCTTTTCATCCTGCTACTCGCAGCCACATCCTATTTTGGCCTGGGATCTCTTCCCGTGAAGTTCTTTCTGGAAGCCAGCCCCCTTCTCGCGCTCTCTTCCATCCTTGCCGGGGCCACTCTGGCGACCGGAATGCTGCTTTCTCTTGCCACAATCGGCCTGACCGTCATCTTCGGCCGCGTGTTCTGCGGGTGGATCTGTCCGATGGGGACATTGAACCAGGCAACCGGGTGGCTTCTGTCCCGGAGAAGCAAGAGGGAGAATCTCTCCATCAACCGCTGGAGATCCTGGTACGTCACGAAATATGTCATCCTGGCGGTTCTTATCGTGCTGGCCCTTCTGGGAGTCAATGCCGCGGGGTGGCTGGATCCGATCGCCCTGCTGGTACGGTCCCTTTCCACCGGTATCTTTCCTTCCCTGGGCGAAGCCACGGGATTCCTCTACATCAAACAGCCGGCGTTTCAGGGAGGATGGATCCTCGCCGTGCTCTTTCTCGCCATCCTGGCCGCAAACCTATGGGTCCCCCGATTGTGGTGCCGGGCCCTCTGTCCCCTGGGTGCCCTTCTCGGACTGATTTCCCGATACCCTTTTTTCAAGATTCACCGGCAGGATTCACTCTGTTCCGGCTGTTCTCTATGTGTCATCGGGTGCCAGGGTGCCGATGAACCCCTGGGAGATCATCGGGTCATGGAATGTTTTGTATGCCTGAACTGTACAGAACATTGTCCGGATTCTGCCATCACCTATCACCTCCTCCCCCCTTCCGCTTCCTCCATTCCCACAAGCATGCCCCGCCGAACCATCATGAAGGCTTCCCTCGCCGCCGTTGCGGTGCCCTTTGCAATCAAGGCATCGGCAGGAGGAACACTCTTCCCGTCCAGGCGGAGAATCCGGCCTCCCGGAGCGCTACCGGAGGATGATTTTCTCGATCTCTGTATTCGATGCGGTGAATGCATGAAGGTGTGTCCCGTCAACGCCCTCCATCCAGCCTGGGATGAGGCTGGAATCGAAGGTCTCTGGTCTCCGGTACTGGTTCCCCGCCTTGGGTACTGTGAATATAACTGCAACCTCTGCTCAAGGGTCTGTCCGACCGGTGCGATCGGCGCCTTTACCGTTGAGGAGAAAATCGGAAAACCCATCGTCATCGGTGCCGCCATGATCGATCGGGGCCGATGCCTTCCCTGGGCGAACAATCGCCCCTGCACGGTCTGTGAGGAGATGTGCCCGACAGATCCCAAGGCCATCCTTTTTGACCGGATTCTCATCGCAAGCGGCCCTGAATCACGGGAAATCCTTCAACCCAGGGTGGTTCTGGAACGGTGCATCGGCTGCGGGATCTGTGAAAACAAGTGTCCCGTCCTCGCGGATCCGGCCATTTATGTCATTTCATCGGGCGAAAGCCGGGATCCCTCCAATACGATTGTTGGAGCCAGAGCGTGA
- the cax gene encoding calcium/proton exchanger — MNDSMEGTKPGGWSRADWILNSLLLCIPAAMLLFFLTTYHVLIFTCACIAIIPLANLMGKATEEIAHRLGSGLGGFMNATFGNAAELIIGLIALKEGNIVIVKASITGSIIGNILFVLGLSVLIGGIRNGRQTFNLTAASASSSTLLLSVCALAIPALFHLFIPTERLEPIELHLSVTISIILLLLYGCSLLFSLKTHSHLYRGKAEHPAKTSWTLRRAVWVLVGSTVFVGAMAEILVHSLDETVSTIGFTETFVGVIIIAIIGNAAEHSTAVLMAWKDQMNLSLTIAMESSKQIALFVAPVLVLFGLILGTGTSTHRMNLDFNPLEVVAVTFSVLMVSSICHDGESHWLEGALLLGVYAILAAGFFFIP; from the coding sequence GTGAACGATTCCATGGAAGGAACCAAGCCGGGCGGCTGGTCACGGGCGGACTGGATCCTGAACTCTCTGCTTCTCTGTATCCCGGCCGCCATGCTCCTCTTCTTTCTCACAACGTATCACGTCCTTATCTTCACCTGCGCATGCATCGCGATCATCCCCCTGGCCAACCTGATGGGAAAGGCCACGGAGGAGATCGCCCATCGGCTCGGCAGCGGTCTTGGTGGATTCATGAATGCAACGTTTGGAAATGCGGCGGAACTCATTATCGGGCTGATTGCCCTGAAGGAAGGAAACATTGTAATTGTCAAAGCATCCATTACAGGCTCCATTATCGGAAATATCCTTTTCGTACTTGGACTTTCCGTACTCATCGGGGGAATCCGAAACGGACGGCAAACCTTCAACCTCACAGCGGCGAGCGCCTCCTCCAGCACCCTTCTCCTCTCAGTGTGTGCACTGGCCATCCCGGCTCTCTTTCATCTCTTCATTCCCACGGAGAGACTGGAACCCATCGAGCTCCATCTCAGCGTCACCATTTCCATCATCCTTCTTCTTCTCTATGGATGCAGCCTCCTGTTCAGCCTGAAAACCCACAGCCACCTTTACCGGGGAAAGGCGGAACATCCGGCAAAAACTTCCTGGACTCTGCGGCGTGCCGTCTGGGTGCTTGTAGGTTCCACGGTCTTTGTGGGTGCAATGGCGGAGATCCTGGTCCACTCCCTGGATGAAACCGTTTCCACCATCGGATTTACGGAAACATTTGTCGGGGTTATTATTATCGCGATTATCGGTAACGCCGCCGAACATTCCACAGCGGTCCTCATGGCGTGGAAGGATCAGATGAACCTTTCCCTCACCATTGCCATGGAATCCAGCAAGCAGATCGCCCTCTTTGTCGCTCCCGTCCTTGTCCTCTTCGGATTAATCCTTGGGACCGGCACTTCCACTCACAGAATGAATCTTGACTTCAATCCCCTTGAGGTCGTAGCGGTAACCTTTTCGGTCCTCATGGTTTCGAGCATCTGCCATGACGGTGAATCCCACTGGCTTGAAGGCGCTCTTCTTCTGGGTGTATACGCCATCCTGGCCGCAGGATTTTTCTTCATCCCCTGA